One part of the Solea solea chromosome 1, fSolSol10.1, whole genome shotgun sequence genome encodes these proteins:
- the LOC131461545 gene encoding gap junction delta-4 protein-like codes for MRTTDLLFITISHSVSFMGKTWWMLMPLLRLLVVFLAGFTLFSDEQERFICNTIQPGCSNVCFDVFAPVSVLRLWFFHLILLCLPHAMFATYVMHKQLAYPRFGALHCERSQGGSLDNSSSSRELSLHKAPLHDFPREWGAPRFHCAYTFALTLRILLETVFGAAQFYLFGLSVPKSFLCYEAPCTSGVECYISRPTEKTLMLHFMLGVALLSILLSLLDLVSTMKAMVRWRRKREMLADEMSKGEQSSVFTAMTVAEDSDVLSTSRISPGRSSVDAVKDEKPNQLIKENGGPTRKISSSTNERIQEKKEAKADVPRSPTPMSNPVPAHFVLHSHLRPPLSPRPDRGPPLNSRTPTPIGVGQPGLSSPVKINSSQHSDSSDSQDKRAWV; via the exons ATGAGAACAACAGATTTACTCTTCATCACAATCAGTCATAGTGTCTCATTCATGG GTAAAACCTGGTGGATGCTGATGCCGCTGTTGCGTCTGCTGGTGGTGTTTCTGGCTGGCTTCACCCTCTTCAGCGATGAACAGGAGAGATTTATCTGTAACACCATCCAGCCAGGTTGCTCTAACGTCTGTTTTGATGTGTTCGCTCCCGTGTCTGTGCTGCGTCTCTGGTTCTTCCACCTCATTCTTCTCTGTCTTCCACATGCTATGTTTGCCACCTATGTCATGCACAAGCAGCTGGCATACCCACGCTTTGGAGCGCTCCACTGCGAAAGGAGTCAAGGAGGTTCGCTCGATAACTCGAGCTCCTCGAGAGAACTGTCCTTGCACAAGGCTCCACTTCATGACTTCCCACGTGAATGGGGAGCTCCTCGCTTCCACTGTGCCTACACCTTTGCTCTAACTCTACGAATCCTTCTAGAAACCGTTTTCGGCGCAGCccaattttatttgtttggtttgtccGTTCCAAAGAGTTTCCTCTGTTACGAAGCTCCCTGCACTTCAGGGGTGGAATGCTACATCTCAAGACCGACTGAGAAGACCTTAATGCTCCACTTCATGCTGGGCGTGGCCTTGCTGTCCATCCTGCTGAGTCTCTTAGACCTGGTGAGCACCATGAAGGCCatggtgagatggaggaggaagcgGGAGATGCTGGCGGACGAGATGAGCAAAGGCGAACAAAGCAGCGTGTTTACGGCGATGACTGTAGCTGAAGACAGTGATGTCCTGTCCACAAGTAGAATCAGTCCAGGTAGGAGCTCAGTAGACGCAGTCAAAGATGAAAAACCAAACCAGctgataaaagaaaatggtgGACCTACCCGTAAAATTAGTTCATCTACCAACGAGAGGAtccaagagaaaaaagaagccaAAGCAGACGTGCCTCGTTCACCAACTCCCATGAGCAATCCAGTGCCAGctcactttgtcctccacagcCACCTCAGACCTCCACTGTCCCCGCGTCCAGACAGAGGACCACCACTCAACTCCAGGACACCAACACCCATTGGTGTCGGACAGCCGGGCCTGAGCAGCCCGGTGAAAATAAACTCCAGCCAACATTCGGACAGCAGCGATTCTCAGGACAAGAGGGCGTGGGTGTAG
- the LOC131468602 gene encoding frizzled-8-like yields the protein MERSIPGWCALLPLLLPLLRCAAAKELQCQEISVPLCKGIGYNHTYMPNQFNHDTQDEAGLEVHQFWPLVEIKCSPDLRFFLCSMYTPICLEDYKKPLPPCRSVCERAKAGCAPLMRQYGFPWPDRMRCDLLPEQGDQDTLCMDYNRSQTTTASPVVVKPTNRPLKPFNPRKKSGYARGGVPGKHKPASSQPQCEPGCFCRAPMVPVTGDNHPLHNRVKTGQILNCAMPCHNPYFTQEERTFTAFWIGLWSILCFISTFATVATFLIDMERFKYPERPIIFLSVCYMFVSVGYIVRLIAGHEEVACNRENGAEHIHYETTGPALCTIVFLLIYFFGMASSIWWVILSLTWFLAAGMKWGNEAIASYAQYFHLAAWLIPSMKSIAVLALSSVDGDSVAGICYVGNQNLDNLRGFVLAPLVIYLFIGTMFLLAGFVSLFRIRSVIKQGGTKTDKLERLMIRIGVFTVLYTVPATVIVACYFYEQHNQQTWEITHSCTCSSSGGGSADTDRLKPDYAVFMLKYFMCLLVGITSGAWIWSGKTVESWRTFCTRCCWGSKASAGSMYSDVSTGLTWRSGTASSVSCPKQMPLSRV from the coding sequence ATGGAGCGGAGCATCCCGGGCTGGTGCGCTCtgctcccgctgctgctgccgctgctgcgcTGCGCCGCCGCAAAGGAGCTGCAGTGCCAGGAGATCTCGGTGCCTCTGTGCAAAGGCATCGGCTACAACCACACGTACATGCCCAACCAGTTCAACCACGACACGCAGGACGAGGCCGGGCTGGAGGTGCACCAGTTCTGGCCGCTGGTGGAGATCAAGTGCTCCCCGGACCTGCGCTTCTTCCTGTGCAGCATGTACACACCGATCTGCCTGGAGGATTACAAGAAGCCGCTGCCGCCGTGCAGGAGCGTGTGCGAGCGCGCCAAAGCGGGTTGCGCGCCGCTCATGCGCCAGTACGGCTTCCCGTGGCCGGACCGCATGAGGTGCGACCTGCTGCCCGAGCAGGGCGACCAGGACACGCTGTGCATGGACTATAACCGCAGCCAGACCACGACCGCGTCTCCTGTGGTGGTGAAGCCCACGAACCGCCCGCTGAAGCCGTTCAACCCGCGGAAGAAGAGCGGCTACGCGCGCGGCGGCGTCCCGGGCAAACACAAGCCGGCGTCCTCTCAGCCTCAGTGCGAGCCCGGGTGCTTCTGCCGCGCGCCCATGGTGCCGGTGACCGGCGATAACCACCCGCTGCACAACCGCGTCAAGACGGGCCAGATCCTGAACTGTGCCATGCCGTGCCACAACCCTTACTTCACGCAGGAGGAGCGCACGTTCACCGCCTTCTGGATCGGACTCTGGTCCATCCTCTGCTTCATCTCCACGTTCGCGACCGTGGCGACTTTCCTCATCGACATGGAAAGGTTCAAGTACCCGGAGCGGCCCATCATCTTCCTCTCCGTCTGCTACATGTTCGTGTCCGTGGGCTATATCGTCCGCTTGATCGCGGGACACGAAGAGGTCGCGTGTAACCGGGAGAACGGCGCGGAGCACATCCACTACGAGACCACGGGTCCCGCGCTCTGCACCATCGTCTTCCTGCTCATCTACTTCTTCGGCATGGCCAGCTCCATCTGGTGGGTGATCCTGTCGCTCACCTGGTTCCTGGCCGCGGGGATGAAGTGGGGGAACGAGGCCATCGCCAGTTACGCGCAGTATTTCCACCTGGCCGCGTGGCTCATCCCCAGCATGAAGTCTATAGCGGTGCTGGCTCTCAGCTCCGTGGACGGGGACTCCGTGGCTGGGATCTGCTACGTAGGGAACCAGAATCTGGACAACCTGCGTGGGTTCGTGCTGGCGCCGCTGGTGATCTACCTGTTCATCGGGACCATGTTCCTGCTCGCCGGGTTCGTTTCTCTCTTCAGGATCAGGAGCGTCATCAAACAAGGAGGCACTAAGACCGACAAACTGGAGCGGCTCATGATCCGGATCGGGGTTTTCACGGTGCTGTACACGGTGCCGGCCACGGTCATCGTGGCGTGTTACTTTTACGAGCAGCACAACCAGCAGACGTGGGAAATTACGCACAGCTGCacgtgcagcagcagcggagggGGCAGCGCGGACACGGACAGACTGAAACCGGACTACGCCGTGTTCATGCTCAAGTACTTCATGTGTCTGCTGGTGGGGATCACGTCGGGCGCGTGGATCTGGTCCGGGAAGACCGTGGAGTCGTGGAGGACGTTCTGCACGCGCTGCTGCTGGGGCAGCAAAGCGTCCGCGGGCTCCATGTACAGCGACGTGAGCACGGGACTGACGTGGAGGTCCGGCACCGCGAGCTCCGTGTCCTGCCCCAAACAGATGCCTCTGTCGCGGGTTTGA